CTCTCGCCTCTATACTCTTCCGTCCCAAAAATTTGTCGGCAAGACAACGTTCACCAACACGACCCCCAACGGGGCCTGTCGAGGATATGGCTCTCCTCAGATCCACACGATAACCGAAATTCACATCGACCTTCTGGCGCGACACATTGGCATGGATCCGGTAGAAATTCGCATGAAGAATCTCGTTCACCCCGGCGACCCCGACCCGGCCGGAGGTACCCCCCTGGGCAATGCCCGAATACGGGACTGCCTGCGCCTTGGGGCTGAAGCCTTTCAATGGACCGAACGCCGTGACCTCTCACTGGTAACGGATCGATATCGACAAGGCGTCGGTCTGGCGTGCTGCACGCACGGTAACGGCTATTACGGGTCCCCCTTCCCCGATTTTCTCTCCATGGCGATGCGATTCTGTGAGGACGGGACGGTTCTTGTAAACGCAAGCCTTCACGAGCTGGGCAACGGTACGCTGACCGTCATAGGACAGATTGTCGGAGAGATACTGAGCATCGATCCCACGATGATTCACGTCACAGAAGGAGACACTCAGACAACACCTTTCGACGTGGGATGTGTCGCCAGCCGGGTGACATATGTCTGCGGCCCCTGCGCTCTCGACCTGGCTGAAAAACTGCGGGAGCGGTTCATCGGACAAATTTCCCGGGTACTCCAGGTCGAGCAACAATCTGTACAGATGAATGCTGGTCGAGTGATCGTTCCCGAGTTGGGTGAATGGGGATACGGAGAGATGGTCTGCAGGATCGCTAAAGAACTCAGAGAGGAGGTGGGTGAATACCATCAGTACGCTCCCAGGATGAACCCGGCATCCTACGGCGTGAACTTCGCCGAGGTGCAGGTGGACACCTTGACGGGGCTGATTCAGGTGACCGATTTTTTAGCGGTTCACGATGTGGGTAAGGCTATCAACCCAGCTATGGTCAGAGGACAGATCTACGGAGGCATTCAGATGGGCATAGGCATGGCCCTCACAGAGGAGCTTGTTTACGATAAACAGGGCCATCCCAAAAGCGACTCTCTCAGTCGATATCACATGATTAATGCCCCAGACATGCCTCCGATTCAGGTCATGCTCGTGGAAGAATACGAGCCTGGGGGGCCCTTCGGTGCCAAAAGTATCGGAGAGATCAGCACGGTTCCCACAGCAGCAGCTGTGGTTAACGCGGTCAACAGAGCCCTGGGAACATCCATGACGGATCTGCCTTTGACTCCAGAGCGAGTTCTTCAGGCCATCGAACATACGCGAAGAGAGGAATGAGGCTGATGATAAAGGTAGTTTTGGACGGCACAAACTTGACCCTCGATCTTCTTCGAAAAATTGCCTGTGAAGAAGTCGAAGTGGAGATTGCCCCCGACGGTCTTGAGCGGCTCAACGCCTCTCGCCAGCTTGTGAACGACCTTGTCGAAAGCGATGTTCCCGTCTACGGATTCAACACCGGTGTAGGCTGGAACAAGGATCGTCATATCGCCTCGGACTATTTCAAAGCATACAATGAAAATCTCGTCCATTCCCACACACTGGGCATGGACCCCGAGGCCTCCGAGGCCGAGGTCCGGGCAGCTATGACCATCCGACTGAACTGTCTGCTGAGCGGAAATACGGGCGTCCAAGCGGCAATCGCACACCGCTACGTCGACTTTCTAAACCATCGCATCCATCCGGTAGTACCCGAACGAGGATCCATAGGTGAAGCCGATATTACCGAACTCTCTCACATCGGTCTGGCCATGATCGGCGAGGGCGAGGTCATCTATCGTGGAGAGCGAATCTCCTCTAAGGAAGCTCACCAGAAAGCGGGACTCGATACGGTCATTCTGGGCCCGAAAGACGGCCTAGCCATCGTCAGCAGCAACGCCTTTGGAGCAGCTCAGGGAGCTCTTGTCCTGGCAGATCTCCTCGATCTCGTGGATCAGGCCGACCTGATCTACGCCGTTTCACTGGAGGGTTTGAACGGCAACGTCTCTCCTCTCAACGAAAAAACCAATGCCCTTCGCAGGATGCCTGGTCAGATCGTCAGCACAGGTAACGTACGACGCTTCCTTTCTGGCAGCTATATCGAGACACCTGACCCCCAACGCCCTGTACAGGATCCTTTGAGTTTCCGGGGCGGAGCCTACATACATGGTTCTCTGAGGGACGCCATGGAGTACGTGCTTCGTTATCTTCTCGTGCAGATGAATACATCAGACGACAACCCGTGTATCCTGCTGGATGAACGACGTATCATATCCTGCTCTAACTTCGAGGTCACCACCCTCGCCGTCGGATTTGAGATGTTGGCCATCATGCTCAGCCATGTATCGAAGGCCTCCTGCTATCGTTCCATCCGACTGAGTAACCCCGTTCTGACAAAACTTCCCAGATTCCTCACACCCGAGGAAACTCACGTACACGCCTTTGGCGCTCTGCAAAAGAGCTTCACCCTGCTTGACACCGAAATCCGCCATCTCTCAAACCCATCCACAGCGGATTTCTTCTCCCTTGCGGGAGGCATGGAGGACCACGCATCGAACCTTCCTCACGTGGCACAACGCCTTCGCAGGATCATCGACAACCTCAAATACATCCTGGGTATGGAGATGATCCACGGTGCCCAGGCCATAACCCTGCGCCGCCAGAAGAATCCTGATCTGCCTCTGGGGTGTGGGACAGAAGCGGCTTTCGATGAATTTCGCAAAAAGGTCTCCTGGTATGACCGGGATCGCAACCTCTCTACGGACATCCAGATGGCCTATGAGGTGGTGAGAAGTGGACAGATGTTGAAAGCGGCGCGACAGACACGACAACAGGTATCTGAAAAGGCGGGAGCATCCCAATAATATCAAAAAACGTTCTGCTTCTGACATAAATGGACAGGAGTGCAAAATCCAAACTCAGGGAGGTTATGGTTAACATGGGAAATCAACGGAACGAACAAGACGGAAACAATAAGATACCCAACACGGAGGGAAACGTAACAAAACGGATACGCTGGTCCGTCTTCCTGCCAGCCTACCTCGTCGTAGGCGGAGCCGCCCTGCTGGGACTCCTGAGCAAGGAGGCCCTCACCAAAGGAACCAACGCTTTCTTTTTCTGGTCACTGGACAGTTTCGGCTGGCTCTATCAGCTCTCGATCATGGCAGCAGTCGTCCTGGTCGCCATCGTATTCCTGTCAAAAATCGGGAGTATGCGCTTGGGTGGCAAAGACGCCAAACCGAAATACAGTTTCTGGACCTGGTTTGCCATGACCCTCACCGGCGGTGTAGCGACTGGCATCGTTACATGGGGGGTCAACGAACCTCTGATCTACTATGGAAACGTATGGGGTGAACTGAATCAATTGGGTATCGAGCCCAACACCCATAAGGCCGCCATCTTCGCCATGGCCCGCAGTTTTTACAACTGGACCTTCGTCCCCTACGCCATCTACGCACTGTGCGGTCTTCTCGTTGCCTATATCTACTACAACAAAAGGGACAAACTGAACGTGACGACAACCCTCAAACCGATCTTTGGAGAACGGGTCACCCGAGGCGCTTTCTCCTCCATCATCGACACCCTGTCCATGCTGGCCCTGGCTATCGGTCTGACCACCGGACTGACCATGTGCATTACACTCGTCATGGGAGGACTCAAAAGCGGATACGGCATCGAGGGAGACCTGGCTATCTTCATGGTAATCGGTATCTTTCTTATCGTCTCTTTCACCTTTTCCTCCTACATAGGTATGGACAGAGGCCTGAAGGCCCTCGGGAACCTGAACGCCTGGTTCTATTACGGTCTCTTGGCTCTTCTTCTCCTCACGGGCCCCCTGACGTACATCGTCAGGACCTCCACGGCCGGCTTGGCGCAGTGGCTGAATAACTTCTGGCTTTGGGGCCTGGATCCCATCGATATCGGAGGCGAAGCCCTGGTTCGATCCTGGACCCTCTTTGACTGGGCTTTCTGGGTCGGTTATGCCCCCGTTACGGGGATTTTCCTGGCCATGATCTCCTATGGCAGAACGGTCCGAGAGTACATGGTGGTCAACTGGATTCTTCCGTCCATATTCGGGCTGATCTGGTTCAGCATCTGGGGAGGCAGCGCGCTCCACATGCAGGCCACGGGGGGCGCTGATCTGATCGGGGCGATCAACAGCGGCGGAGCCATCATGGCCCTCTGGGAATTCCTCAAGCACCTGCCTTTCGGACTCGGAGCTATCGTGGTACCGGTCAACATCTTCGTGATCCTGATCTCCTTCATCACGAACGCCGACGCTACTTTGACTAACATCGGATCTATGTGTGTAAAAGACGTTCCAATCGGAACCGAGCCTCCTGCAAAATTAAAGGCATTGTGGGGTATCTCCGTGGGCATCGTGGCCATCATCATGGCGGCTTTCGGCAGAGGAACTCAAGGTGTGGACGGTGTCAAGGCCCTGGCTGCCGCCGCAGGTTTTGTGGTCCTTTTCATCTTCGCCCTGCAGATCCTCGCCTTTATCAAAACGTTCTTCATCGAGAAAATTGTGGAATAAACACGAACGCCCCGACCGCTAAACGGTCGGGGCGTTCGTCTATGCCATCTGCCGTCTGAAACCAATCTCTCTGACCTGGAATGAACAGCTCAGTACAACATAGTCAAAACGACGGACGCGAAAACCTCTCAAAAAGGTCATACTACAAAAGCAAGATGCAGGAGAGATATGAAAGAGAGGTACATATCATGCGATTCGGAGTTTTGCTGATCGTGGCGGGAGCTCTATGTCTCGGGATGTTCCCGATCAGGGGCACTCAGGCCGGAGAAACTGGGACACTCCCGTCGAACCCCAACAATGGCACCACCTTTGACGAGAAAAACATCAGAGAAGTTGTGCTGGCCGGTGGGTGTTTTTGGGGCGTCCAGGCCTTTATGGATCGAGTGCCAGGAGTCGTATCGACCAAGGTGGGGTACGCCAACGGGGTGACCGAGACACCTACCTATCAGGCGGTCTGTCGAGGCGATACGGGATACGCCGAGGCGGTCATGGTACGGTACGACATATCGAGACTACCCCTGCAAAAGCTTCTTGAGGCTTTTTTCGCCATCATCGATCCGACGACCATCAACCGTCAGGGTGGGGATTCCGGGTATCAGTACAGAACCGGAGTCTATCTGACTGGCCCCACGGCAGATCAGGATCGGTTCGTGAGCAAAATGGTCTTTGATAAGCAGGCCCAGAAATACACCAAGCCTTTGGCGGTAGAGCTCGAACCCCTGAAGAACTTTTACACCGCCGAGGAATACCACCAGAAATATCTCGAGAAAAACCCAGGAGGCTATTGCCATGTCGACTTCGGTCATCTCGACAACATCTCCACCAGCGACGAAAAGCGAACGTACGTACGCCCTCCTGGCGAGGAGCTGAAAAAGAGGCTCACCGATCTCCAATACAGGGTCACCCAGCAATCTGCCACCGAACCGGCTTTCTCCAGTCCCCTGAACCACAAGGATGAGCCAGGCATCTACGTGGACATCGTCACGGGAGAACCCCTATTCTCCTCCACAGCCAAGTTCGACTCCGGGTGCGGTTGGCCCGCCTTTTGGGAACCCATCGACGCCGGAGTACTCAAGAAATTGGTTGATACGAGCCTCGGCATGACTCGTATCGAGGTTCGAAGCACCGCCGGTGACAGCCACCTGGGGCACGTCTTTCCAGATGGCCCCCGGGATAAGGGAGGCCTACGATACTGCATCAACGGGGCCTCGTTGCGTTTTATCCCCCTGGCCGACCTCGAAAAAGAGGGATACGGCCGATACCTGCATCTTTTTAAATGAGCCTCCTCAACAGTTGAACCTTGTGGTCGATCTCCATATCCCTGTACAAGGCGAGAGAGTCCTCAAGGTACTCTCTCGCCGAACGGGACAGACCCATATCCCCCGCTCGCTCCACACCTGACTGGGCGGCGATAACCCCCTTGACCCACAAGTGAAGGGCCAGCCAAAATCTCTTATGAAGTGGCACACAGAGCCGATCTCCCTGCTCGAGCATCCAGCGACACCGATCTCTGTCGCCCTCCTGCCAGGCTCGAAGGGCTGAAAGGCTGAAGAGAATTGAGTTGCCCCGACGCCTTTCCAAAAAGGAATGGGCGGCTCTAAGATGGTGATCCATAACATCGCCCTCATTCAGATCAAGGGCAACGTGAGCTGCGTTGCTGCGAAAGAGACAGAGCCCTCGGAAAAACCCCTCAGCCTCACAGGCATCGATACACGCCTCGTATATGTTCAAGGCATCGGAAAGTCGACCGGTACGGTGAGCGATGTCTCCCAGATAGCTATTAGCTGCTATGATCTGCAGCGTGTAGGGTGCGTCCAAAGCCTCGATGGTCTCAAAACGCTCAATTGATGATCGAAGGAGCCGTTCGGCTAGATCGTATTCTCTGGCGAACATCCTGGACATGCCCAGAAATCGGAACGCCATGGCCTTGGCAGGTGCGTTACCACAGCGACCGGCTACGCCGCTCAGACGCTTGGCGTAAGCCGACAAAAATCGGCTATCCTCAATCTGAATTCCGTAGTAGCAGAGATGCTGAAGCGACTCAAGCGCCAACTCCCACTCCCCCATGGTCGTCGCCTGATCCAGAGCCGATCGGACCAATACCTTGCCAGGGTCGTACTCACCCCACCAGAGGCGGTACCCACCGCTCAGGGCCAGAAAGAGAACCTCCATACGGCGAAGCCGGTCAATATCGGAACAGGGACCGTTCTTCAGACTGCGTATAAGACTCTTCGCTCCGTTCAGAAGCTCAATAGTCTGTTCCATCGTCTCGAAAGAGGAGGAAGATCGCCGCAAAACGTCGTCGTTCAAAAGAGGAAAAAGCTCGTAGTTTAAGGTAATGTGACGTCTCAGCCGCATCAACGTATACTCAAGCTCATCCAGTGGCTCCCCGGCTCTGTGACAATGATGGATCACCCTGGAACAGGCCAGGTCGTTCCAGAATCGCCCAGCCAGGTCGGCTTTCAGAATCGTGGCTAAAGATCCGTGGATCAACTGACGTCGAGCGTGAGACATCCGCCGATACACGTACTCCTTCAATGTACCGTGACTGAAATCAAGGCATGATCTCCCACCGACGTTCCGCTCCAGGACGATGGACTGGGCTACAAGTTCCTCGACAAGGTCAACCAATCGCCGCATCGGGAGCTCAGACACCTGCTGAAGGATACCCAGATCGGCAGGGACGGAAAACGCCGAAAGCCACTCGATAAGCGACAGCCCGTCATCGGCCAGATCCATGAGATGCACCTCAAGAGCCTCGGAAAGACGCACAGGGATCTCGTCCACAGACCGTCCAGAAGCGAGAAGACGGATGGATTCCACGAGAAACAACGGAAGCCCCTCGGTCTGAGCATAGATGCGATCCAAAGCCTCAAGAGACGGGCTTCGGCCAAGCAGCGCAGCACGGCAAAATTCCCGGGTTTCTTCCCTGGAGAAACACTTCAGGTTCAAATCGAACAGGGATACGCTTCCGTTCTTTTCAACATCACGAAAAAATCTGACCGAAAACGGAGAGCCATAGCTTCGGGTCGTGAAGAAAAAATCGACGTTCGAGGGACTATGGAGCAACACGCCCTCCATCACCTTCCACGAGCCCTCGTCAAGCCATTGAAGATCCTCAATGACGAGGGATACCCGTCTTCCCGCCCCGAAGCGGTCCAACACCAGGGCAACCAATGCCCCAATCCTGGCCAGAGGGACATGCTGAGAGGCCATACACTGAATCTTCAGGGATGGGAAAACTTCTCCAAGAAGACACAAGACAGAGACAGGCAAATCCAGATCCTCCAGATCAACCTGCTGGGCAAGGCTTTCCATAATTCCATCCCAAGGTAGCAAAGGATGGGTTGCATCTCTCAAAGCACGACCAATGATCACCGGCCCCTCAAATCTCAGAGACTCGACAGCCTTGGCGACAAGCCTGCTCTTTCCTACCCCTGCCTCTCCAGAAACGTAGACACATCGAGGTCCGTCACAGTTCCTCTGTAAAAATATCCTGATCTGCTCCAATTCACGACCTCGACCGAAAAACGGGACCAAGGACGAGCCCCCATTATTCTGTCTTTTCTCAGGAGATGAGCACACATTCAACGAGATCGCAGCTCGATAGGTCTCCTGAGTTTCCTGGGACGGAGCAAGTCCCAACTCGTCATCGAGCTTCCGCTCTAAATACCTGTAGGATTCGACAATCCGACTCTTGAGTCCCAGAGCTGAGAGACAGAGAAATCGTCGTTGATAGAGTTCTTCGTTCAGATCGTCGAGGTCGATGACAAAATCGAGGACAGAGAGAGCGTTTCGATGATCTCCACACGCCATCAGAGATCGAACCCTCTGCCTCGTCCCCTCACGATAGCGTTGAGATACGTTTCGCCTCATCGATTCGAGCCACCGTTCGAATCGGGGACACTGAGGTAAAGAGACACTCTCCATAAAAGGCCGGGAAAGCTCCTTAAGCTCAAGATCGGAGACGGATTCCAACTCGTCCAGTTTTTTCAAATCCACATCCACATCGCCCAAGTCCAGATCGACCCAATGCCGATCAGCCAGCACAGCCCTATCTGGAAAAACACACCGAAGCTGGTACAAGGCGTTTCTCAAATTTCTAAAAGCCAGAGGCCCCGGACGATCTCCCCAGAACATATCCGCCAGAAGTTCTCTGGACGACCGTCCCTCCACAGTGAGGAAACAGGCCAAAACCATTACCTTTTGAAACGAGAAAAAGACCTCTCGACCATTCACAGAAAAACACGGTTTTCCCAGAAGCCTCACCTTCCACGACAATGCTCTCTCCTCCCTTATATATATTATATACGAGGGAAGCTCATTATCACGATATAACTTATTACAACACCGCGACGTAGAGATCACGAATCACATAAGCGCCGATGAGATGTAATTTTTGGATAAATCTAGAATCAACTTGACAATTCAGAGCGTACCTTGATAGAATTCATCACAGGTCCTGCATGATTATAGTTTTTTAAAAAACAACACATCTCTAAGGGGGGCAAACGAAATGAGGAATACGGTGGTTATCGACGGACATTCTCTTACCCTTCAGGACGTACTTAACGTAGCACGAGGGGGATACGCTATCGAGTTGAGCCCGTCCGCTATTGAGGTGGTACGTACCGCCTCGTCGCTCATACAGAAATGGGTGGACGAAAACCGGATCATCTATGGTGTGACCACAGGCTTCGGAGATCTATCCACGGTGAACGTGGACAGAGACAAATGTGTTCTGCTCCAAGAAAATCTTCTCCGGAGCCACGCCGTGGGTGTCGGTACTCCCCTGCTACCGGAGACCGTCCGAGCCATCATGCTCCTCCGAATCAACGGCCTCACAGCTGGCCATTCAGGTATAACGCTGGAGACTCTTACTCAGATGGTCAACTTTCTCAATCTGGACATCATACCTGTGGTTCCATCCCAGGGCTCCGTCGGTGCCAGTGGTGACCTCTGTCCCCTTTCTCACATCGCAGTCGCTATGCTCGGTGAAGGCGATGTCATCCACAAGGGCGTCCGAAAGTCGGCCATGGAAGCCATGTCCGAAGAAGGGCTGGGGCCTATTCACCTTCACCCCAAAGAAGGGCTTGCCCTGAACAACGGTACGGCAGCTTTAACTGGCCTGGGAGTCATGGCCTTCTGGGAGGCAGTTAATCTGATCAAAACCGCCGACATCGCTGGTGCCCTCTCTCTGGAGGCGCTCCACGGCGTTCCCTACGCATTCGACCAGCGAACCCACGCCCTCCGGCCCCATCAGGGGCAGCTGGACGTCGCCGCTAACATCCGCAACCTCATCGACGGCAGTGCCATCATCGAGGCATTCAAGCACGAACGGGTTCAGGATGCCTACTCCCTTCGGTGTATGCCAATGGTCCATGGTGCCACCAGAAACGCTCTCGCCTTCGTCAGAAGCTCCATCGAGCTGGAGATGAACTCCGTCACAGATAACCCTCTCATCTTTCCCGATTCGGAGGACGTCATCAGCGGGGGAAACTTCCACGGCCAGCCTATCGCCCTTCCGATGGACTTTTTCGGCATTGCAGTAGCAGAGCTGGGAAGCATCTCAGAACGCAGGGTGGCCCGTATGGTGGATAAAAACCTCTCTAACGGCCTTCCCCCCTTCCTCATCAGGGACAGCGGCGTTAACAGTGGATTCATGATATCTCAGTACACGGCTGCAGCCATCGTCTCTGAGAACAAAACGCTGGCCCACCCCGCCTCGGTGGACTCCATCCCCACCTCTGCCAACCAGGAAGACCACGTATCCATGGGATACTGGGCATCTCTGAAGGGAACCAGAATCCTGAGAAACGTTCAGAAGGTGCTGGGCATCGAGGTGCTGTGTGCCTGTCAGGGAATCGACTTCTCCAAACCGCTTCAACCCGGCAAGGGAACCAAAGCGGCCTACGATCGTATCCGTCAGGATATACCTTTCCTGGAAAAGGATATTTTCCTCCACCCTCTTATGGAACAGGCCATCCAGCTTGTGCGATCCGGTGAGATCGTCCGGGCCGTAGAGGAGAATCTCGGAGTTTTACTGTAACAACGAGACATCACGTCAATGAGCTGATACAATACAAAAAGAACCCTGAGAGGAAGGAGACTTACTTTCACGTGTGTGGAAGCAAGAAAAGGAGGAGAATATATGCTTTTACTTAATCCGGTAGTTCTATCAGTTACAACGATGATGGTTCTGTGCCTCCTCAACCTCAACGTCATCCTCGCTCTTATCGTCTCTGCCCTGGTTGCAGGCTTGACCGCCGGTATCCCTATCGGGCAAACCATGAGCGTGCTGATCGGCGGTATGGGGGGCAACTCGGAGACAGCTCTCAGCTACGTTCTTCTGGGGGCTTTGGCCGTGGCCATCAGCCAAACGGGCTTGGCCACACTGCTCAGCGTCAAGCTCTCCAGGGTCGTGGGGAGCAAGCGACATCTTCTGCTCCTTGTCATCGCCGGCGTGGGATGCTTTTCTCAGAACCTCATCCCGGTCCATATCGCCTACATCCCCATTCTCATCCCCCCCCTGTTGGCTCTGTTCAACAAGCTGAAACAGGACCGTCGGGCGGTGGCGTGTGCTCTGACCTTTAGTTTGAAGGCACCGTATATCGCCATTCCAGCCGGCTTTGGACTGATCTTCCACGGCATATTGGCCGATCAGATGACCGCCAACGGCATCGCCGTCACGAAAGGCGAGATCTGGCACTCCACCTGGATTCTGGGGGCCGGCATGATCATCGGCCTCTTACTGGCTATCTTTGTAAGCTATAACAAAGAGCGAACCTACGAGGACAAGCCGGTCGTCGGGCTGGATACCGTCGGAGAGGCACCGGAACACATGACCAGCACCCACTGGCTAACCCTCCTGTCGGTCATCGTGGCTTTCGTGGTTCAGCTCAAAACCAGCTCTCTGCCTCTGGGGGCGACCGCTGCTTTAGCCATCATGGTTCTCACAGGAGCGTTAAAATGGAAGAACCTGGATACATCGATGTCGGGTGGTATCGGCATCATGGGCATGATAGCCATCGTCATGCTCGTAGCTGCAGGGTATGGCTCGGTCATCAGAGAGACCAAGGCAGTGGATGTCCTCGTCGAAAGCGTCGTCGGCATGGTGGGCGGCAGTCAAACCTACGGCGCCCTGCTCATGCTCATGGTCGGTCTTCTGGTGACCATGGGTATCGGAACGTCCTTCGGGACCATCCCGGTCCTGGCAGCTATCTACTGTCCTCTGGCCATAAAACTGGGGTTTTCGCCAGCTGCCACGGT
This genomic interval from Dethiosulfovibrio peptidovorans contains the following:
- a CDS encoding aldehyde oxidase, with protein sequence MTDECKYVGHDVQRNDIVEKCTGRLRYLADRPDGGVVHARHILSSVANGRVISIDPTEALKVPGVIKVYTPADDPGETYNSAIFLPDQVDLRDERVFTDRPIFVGDVIGAVVAETDHAARVAASLVQIQYETYDPVIDMVAALEAPSFREGFPQVLEGCISYGDGPPKNAIHFESTVTTPKIHHSAMENHICQASLEYGDVLLVESPCQMIFTIRYVLSELFHRPINRIRVVKSPMGGTFGAKQEVLLEPACALIAMDLARPVRLSMDRRETIIGTRTRAATRGTVTTFVDKEGNFLHRDIRSITDAGAYTSGGHRVTMAMGKKASRLYTLPSQKFVGKTTFTNTTPNGACRGYGSPQIHTITEIHIDLLARHIGMDPVEIRMKNLVHPGDPDPAGGTPLGNARIRDCLRLGAEAFQWTERRDLSLVTDRYRQGVGLACCTHGNGYYGSPFPDFLSMAMRFCEDGTVLVNASLHELGNGTLTVIGQIVGEILSIDPTMIHVTEGDTQTTPFDVGCVASRVTYVCGPCALDLAEKLRERFIGQISRVLQVEQQSVQMNAGRVIVPELGEWGYGEMVCRIAKELREEVGEYHQYAPRMNPASYGVNFAEVQVDTLTGLIQVTDFLAVHDVGKAINPAMVRGQIYGGIQMGIGMALTEELVYDKQGHPKSDSLSRYHMINAPDMPPIQVMLVEEYEPGGPFGAKSIGEISTVPTAAAVVNAVNRALGTSMTDLPLTPERVLQAIEHTRREE
- a CDS encoding phenylalanine ammonia-lyase, which gives rise to MIKVVLDGTNLTLDLLRKIACEEVEVEIAPDGLERLNASRQLVNDLVESDVPVYGFNTGVGWNKDRHIASDYFKAYNENLVHSHTLGMDPEASEAEVRAAMTIRLNCLLSGNTGVQAAIAHRYVDFLNHRIHPVVPERGSIGEADITELSHIGLAMIGEGEVIYRGERISSKEAHQKAGLDTVILGPKDGLAIVSSNAFGAAQGALVLADLLDLVDQADLIYAVSLEGLNGNVSPLNEKTNALRRMPGQIVSTGNVRRFLSGSYIETPDPQRPVQDPLSFRGGAYIHGSLRDAMEYVLRYLLVQMNTSDDNPCILLDERRIISCSNFEVTTLAVGFEMLAIMLSHVSKASCYRSIRLSNPVLTKLPRFLTPEETHVHAFGALQKSFTLLDTEIRHLSNPSTADFFSLAGGMEDHASNLPHVAQRLRRIIDNLKYILGMEMIHGAQAITLRRQKNPDLPLGCGTEAAFDEFRKKVSWYDRDRNLSTDIQMAYEVVRSGQMLKAARQTRQQVSEKAGASQ
- a CDS encoding BCCT transporter, with product MGNQRNEQDGNNKIPNTEGNVTKRIRWSVFLPAYLVVGGAALLGLLSKEALTKGTNAFFFWSLDSFGWLYQLSIMAAVVLVAIVFLSKIGSMRLGGKDAKPKYSFWTWFAMTLTGGVATGIVTWGVNEPLIYYGNVWGELNQLGIEPNTHKAAIFAMARSFYNWTFVPYAIYALCGLLVAYIYYNKRDKLNVTTTLKPIFGERVTRGAFSSIIDTLSMLALAIGLTTGLTMCITLVMGGLKSGYGIEGDLAIFMVIGIFLIVSFTFSSYIGMDRGLKALGNLNAWFYYGLLALLLLTGPLTYIVRTSTAGLAQWLNNFWLWGLDPIDIGGEALVRSWTLFDWAFWVGYAPVTGIFLAMISYGRTVREYMVVNWILPSIFGLIWFSIWGGSALHMQATGGADLIGAINSGGAIMALWEFLKHLPFGLGAIVVPVNIFVILISFITNADATLTNIGSMCVKDVPIGTEPPAKLKALWGISVGIVAIIMAAFGRGTQGVDGVKALAAAAGFVVLFIFALQILAFIKTFFIEKIVE
- a CDS encoding peptide methionine sulfoxide reductase; this translates as MFPIRGTQAGETGTLPSNPNNGTTFDEKNIREVVLAGGCFWGVQAFMDRVPGVVSTKVGYANGVTETPTYQAVCRGDTGYAEAVMVRYDISRLPLQKLLEAFFAIIDPTTINRQGGDSGYQYRTGVYLTGPTADQDRFVSKMVFDKQAQKYTKPLAVELEPLKNFYTAEEYHQKYLEKNPGGYCHVDFGHLDNISTSDEKRTYVRPPGEELKKRLTDLQYRVTQQSATEPAFSSPLNHKDEPGIYVDIVTGEPLFSSTAKFDSGCGWPAFWEPIDAGVLKKLVDTSLGMTRIEVRSTAGDSHLGHVFPDGPRDKGGLRYCINGASLRFIPLADLEKEGYGRYLHLFK
- the hutH gene encoding histidine ammonia-lyase, whose translation is MRNTVVIDGHSLTLQDVLNVARGGYAIELSPSAIEVVRTASSLIQKWVDENRIIYGVTTGFGDLSTVNVDRDKCVLLQENLLRSHAVGVGTPLLPETVRAIMLLRINGLTAGHSGITLETLTQMVNFLNLDIIPVVPSQGSVGASGDLCPLSHIAVAMLGEGDVIHKGVRKSAMEAMSEEGLGPIHLHPKEGLALNNGTAALTGLGVMAFWEAVNLIKTADIAGALSLEALHGVPYAFDQRTHALRPHQGQLDVAANIRNLIDGSAIIEAFKHERVQDAYSLRCMPMVHGATRNALAFVRSSIELEMNSVTDNPLIFPDSEDVISGGNFHGQPIALPMDFFGIAVAELGSISERRVARMVDKNLSNGLPPFLIRDSGVNSGFMISQYTAAAIVSENKTLAHPASVDSIPTSANQEDHVSMGYWASLKGTRILRNVQKVLGIEVLCACQGIDFSKPLQPGKGTKAAYDRIRQDIPFLEKDIFLHPLMEQAIQLVRSGEIVRAVEENLGVLL
- a CDS encoding sodium:proton antiporter, with product MLLLNPVVLSVTTMMVLCLLNLNVILALIVSALVAGLTAGIPIGQTMSVLIGGMGGNSETALSYVLLGALAVAISQTGLATLLSVKLSRVVGSKRHLLLLVIAGVGCFSQNLIPVHIAYIPILIPPLLALFNKLKQDRRAVACALTFSLKAPYIAIPAGFGLIFHGILADQMTANGIAVTKGEIWHSTWILGAGMIIGLLLAIFVSYNKERTYEDKPVVGLDTVGEAPEHMTSTHWLTLLSVIVAFVVQLKTSSLPLGATAALAIMVLTGALKWKNLDTSMSGGIGIMGMIAIVMLVAAGYGSVIRETKAVDVLVESVVGMVGGSQTYGALLMLMVGLLVTMGIGTSFGTIPVLAAIYCPLAIKLGFSPAATVCILAAAAALGDAGSPASDSTLGPTSGLNADGQHNHIWDTCVPTFLHYNIILIVFGMIGALVMF